The sequence below is a genomic window from Bombus fervidus isolate BK054 chromosome 2, iyBomFerv1, whole genome shotgun sequence.
AAGCGTAACGCGAAAGGGGGAACAGAGGAACAGAAGCAAAGCGTATCGCGTATCATATATGCCGCACGTGTGTATTTTTCATGTAGTAACTGGTTCAGAATTGAGACAAATCGCTGTTCTTTTAGATAGACTAGTTCGATAACAGAACATTGTTTTTTATTCTGTCAtaatagtatcagtttattttttacaatctGCATGGcctattttctaaaataaaataatttctaatcaTTATTTATAGTAACAAGTAAttcaaatgaattaaaaaaatgaatatagaTATATGTGCGGAAAAATTAGAGGTTTGATCCATTTATGTATGAATGCAAATTTTAGTGAGGAGATTCAAAGTATACTCATCAGTATAGTCATCAGTAGTAATTCTatcttcgattaattttccatttttaggTTAGTAAAAATTCTATACTAAAGAACTTCTACTTTTATCTGCACtaggtaattaaaattagaaccaattttattaaagtaagttttttttaatatctgcATATATACAATTTACCATTCAATGGTAATGAACGCTGATTATGACGGTTTAGGTTGACTTAAATGTAAATACACACAATGGTATACTACAATAACATTGTTTAGCTGTTATgcagaaaataaaatctctTCAATCTTTCACGTACTTCGTAGGAATCCAGCAGATTTGTGACCAGATTGTTGGAGTGATTTTTCAGTCGTTGTTGATACAATTTACTGTGTCGTAACATAAGCTAAcagtttaaattataattatataatatcagaGAAAAAATTCCCTCTTTGATAATATCAAGATTCTCGATCAGTTCTAGATATATACAGATTTAGGTCTCAATTCTAATCTCGCAGTTTACATCTTCCTCAAAAGCagcgaaaagtgtgttacagTGTCACCTATGTGTGCATCTTTTCATCATCAAAAAAGAATACAtaataggaaagaaaagaggtaagaagaaaaaacttTATATTCAAAGAAAACGAGCATGTTGTTAATTTTTCGCAGTTGTGTATATTCTAACTGAGATGATTAGAAGGTTAAATCATTGTTGCTCTGGTTGTAGAACGGTGAAAGGAGGGACGCGAGATGGCACAAATGCTCGGCCGATACAAATTATCGCGGACGTTAGACGAGGTTTCCTCTTGGAAAAGAATCGCAAGGACACGCGTGGTAAAAGTAAACGTTTCTCctgattttctatttttacacTGTCTGCTAGTTCTATGAAATTGGAATTTCCTTGGTCTAGAGATAATTCTAAGTATAACTAacgaacaaattgaaatttattaaaattgatctCACATTCGCGCGAGTTTATTTGATTGCAGAATATTATTCATCATCAATGAATTAGACATGTATTTTAATTCAGTGGAATACGATTAAAGACATTGATTCTTTGTTGTACAaacaattttgatttttatgcatttatgagaaattttaaagatgcaaaaatatacagaatgcatatcatatgcaaaaatatattaagtatCTAAGGTATAgatatactttatacaatATCTATTAAGTACAATTTTTCTACATAAatcctattttttaaattatacttataaaatataaatttgcataaattctGTAGTCTACAAATATTTCTGTCAGATGAAGTCCTACATTATTCAAAAAAGAATTTACTTTTTGCAAactattttgttaatatttccTAAAGTCAATTTCACGTTAGATTGTAATAATCataatttctacaaaattgcaaataatttgtagcagaaaaattcataatatataagtaaagtaattttatgGTGATGAGAGATTAGTGAAAGTACATCTTCAAACTTTCAAACGACTGTCCTTCTTCGTCATGAGGGTTAATATTATGCCCGCATCTTCAAAGCAAAAGTAGAAACATTTCCAAAGTACCTAAACATTACTCCGCGGAAAGTGATTTATCGCGTCTCGGTGAATCACCATCGGTATAGGAACtgaatttcatcgaatttcaATCGCTTTCTATTCGATTCACTGCAATCCAATGGTATCCATCCGATTCACGAAAGAATGTTCCCGGGCAATAATAATATGCAAACAATGTACGTCTAGGAGTGGCGGTAATATATGTTTCGATTACGTTTAATAAAATCTTGCTAAGTAAATTATACAAGTGGTGTTAAAGTTGTTGTTAGTGAAAGTGTGCTGCCAGGCCAGTATCCAAGCCTTCAACCGCGAAGGGTTAATGTTACATtgcttaaaataattagaGCATCAGTTAGGGGAAtgcttttataaagaaaattagaaacaatGATGTACTATATAGAATATGTTTTATAAGCTGgttagttaaaaaaaaaccaaaagatattgtttgataaaattttttaggtattattttctgttattattattctgttattattatacactattttttttttacattggTGTAGATATGTAACAGTGCAATTGTACTATTTACACAAAACAACTAGCCTATTAAAAACAATGAATAGAGAATAAAAAgagatttcatttatttagaaTCGCATCAAAATGATGCACCTACATTTTCCAATTACAAGAATGCACATGATTGCATAACAAAAGATTGATTTATGCCTCAAACACATTCTTCGTCATTTCCGTTAGTCATTAAACTTTCCTTAAGACAGAAATTTActacaaaaattattgtactttTTTCGTTAACCCGTATGACCCCCAAATCACCATAAACCTACATACGCTCACGTTCTCAAAGTAAAAGCAGAAATGTTTCCCAACCGGTGCGAGCATCATTCCTGGGAAAGTGATTTATTGCGCCACGATGAATACGGTTGAATGCGAAAAAATCGAGAAACGACGTTCGATCCAACGCTGCGCCGGATCTAATTCGTAGATTAACGCTCTCGCGCGTTCGTGTGCATTTAACGTGGGCAAACAATGTCTGGGAGTGGCTATGTCAAGGTCAGAATCTCTATTATACATCGCGCATAGTGGTATATGTTTTTCCATAATAGTGATTACGCCGGCTTTGTTGGAATGCAAAGATGTATGCATGCATTGATTTtacatgtgtgtgtgtgtacagTGGCCCAAGAAAGTATTCAGACatttgtagaaagcatttatgaatatatcatatattgaaatttcattaccaCTGAAATGAGATTTaacatgtaattatttatgccatttgaaatatgtaatgtaatgatctaattctatataattattattcaatttaaaataatagaatagtgattcaatttctttttttaacttttaaatgTTTACAGTTTTGCGTTGAGAAAAGAgttagataaaatattaccaCTGAAATGAGATTCAATTACAGATTACAGATTATGATTACatcggtaaaatttgaaacaaatctgaaaatgtacatacatagAAGCTACAAGATATTCAGTACCAGTGAACATTTTGCGAAGATCATAAACGTATTTATACACTCAGTTATCCAGTAAATTGCAGATacttatacaaattcatatctttGTGAACCTAATTAAACAGACGTAAAATAGATAGAGATTGTCTTCGCCGACTAAATATTGTATTGTTTAttctggatattttatatatttttgactaTCATATACATTCTGCAGATTTTCCCaccttcaaattttctataaatgctTAAACATTCACAATCTACTAATAAGTTACAAAATTTTGTGGGACCATCTTTAACACttactatttatttaagaTAGCTATGCATGctttatatatacgtattaattttttactgaaAATATACTTGCAATAAATACcttgtaacttttatatacatttcagATTGGTaagttcaaatactttcatgagcaACTGTATACTATATGTGTGTTTACGAGTGTACGTGCATAAAATTTTGGAATCCTTAGTCGATTACCTTCAGGACAGTCAACGGATCGTCTGGCCTCGGCTCTTCTGCATTCGAGACCCTCCTCGCCTTTCGGGCAAGACGTGTACAGCTCCTCGATCGAATTTTCACCGAATATTGCGTTAATCTGAAAGTTAATCGGATAGCTTTATCACATCCGCAAAACTAGCAATgcgcgttttcttttttaattctgaATTCTAGGAAATGTCGAGAGAggtttaacgtgtaattatttatgctatttgaaatatgtaatgtaatgatctaattctatataattattattcgatttaaaataatagaatagtgattcaatttctttttttttacttttaaatgtTTACAGTTTTGTGTTGAGAAAAGagttagataaaatatttgttagaatGTCTATTGATTTCTGTATGACATCCTCGTGATTATTGCAATTCGAAAACATGTAATCGTgagtacataaatatttttcgattacAATTTTCGTTACGCAACGGAAAGTGCCGAGAAGTGCCGGCACTTTTATCAGCCTCGTCCTTAGCGTGTTTATTCAATGCGCATgcgtatttttgttaattagaGTGCAAAAGTCAAGATTCAAAAACATTTCTAAatctgaatttttaattttactttctctAAAAAAAGGGGGGGAGAGAAAAATAATCACTCGACAAACCGCGTTTGTCACTCGAGATtatccaattttttaaaaattatctataaaaaaaaaaaagaaaataatgaaaaacttAATTGTTACGATATGAAATAATGTAATCTGATATACATcgcttctattattattattacattgttTCATGAAGACAGGtaaaattaaactattaaagttttaatgtttaaatcttACTCGTTTAAACGCTCCAGGTTTGGAGAACATTTTAACCAATTTTGCTAGCGCGTTCTCCTCCGTGACGGTGCTGACATTTTCCTCGTGACAGTGGCCAGCCAGTATCAAGAACAAGCAACAAAGTAGCAGCAACGCACCGCGAGAATACATCACGTCGTCATGGAAACACGcgcgacgaaaaaaaaagctCACACCTCGTCCTGGATAATTTGAAATCACAACTGGTGGTCAGGTGGCAGAGAAACGCACCGACAGTTTGACTTCTCCAACGTATTTGCCTCCTGGAGGGGATATCCTACATTGCGGTACGAATATAGGATAGAGCCGAGTTTGAATCATAGCTAGTGATTAATAGTTAAAGCTCACATTCAAATTTGCTCctgcaaattgaaataaatagattaattatttcattaattttttatcggtatttatttctataacaAAGGATTGATACAGTttactttttacaatttaatctAATAAGTTGACTGCAGATTTTTttgcatttatgaaaaatgtgtaagtgcaaaaatacagaaaatgcattaatatatagaaatataaaaaatattcaaggtGAAGTagtcttttttctatttattattcacaTACTGTGACATGCTTAGATGGCGCTTTTAATAATTGGAtgtttttgtcattttttaaaattataattggacattttatttatacctgCTACAGTATTTACTGTATTTACTATacagtattttattatacagtaatTTATCGATGTCAAAATTTTTTTGATAGTCTTATGCATCTtgattttttgtttatgtGGACCTTTTTGCACAATAATTtgattctttataattttataatttttcatcaagTGGGATAGTTAGATAACTGctacttgtaaaatttcattaatattaccTCAATTATAAAgcatcaaaaaatatttacacacatacatacgtaaaatgcaaatttCATGCACAAAAGTTGTTCGGGAATTAAGTGCAATTTGTGCGTATATCAtacaaatatagaatttttctcTATGCTACTATAATCAAATATTCaagcaaaatatatatttgtaaatgtattgtattctatattcgtatataaaaagaaaataatgacAATTTATGTAACACgcatgataaaatatattcgtattaaatgaaagaaaagaaaaccgCGTTATACGGTGTGTCACATGGTATGATTCATGCGTACCATTCTCATAATGTTTTTATTCCCCAGGATCTAGGggatatatttgaattttaaaaattttgaattaaaaatgagaaagaataaaaaagaatattcgtattataatttttatcatacattctacatatttatgtatcttttatataatatcattcatatttatattatagaaatatatttctatttgctACGTTCACGAGAAAGTCGTGTATACATCAGCGGTCTGGTAACTCCCATGGTAGGGGTAAGGCTTTTAATGCAATAGTAAAGGAGAAATGAGAGAGTTCACACACACAATACAGATATTGCACCACGCGGTCAAGTGCTGAAGGTATTTCACGCTTATCTATACAAGAACCTACAAAGTTAGGCATCTGCCTTGTTTGGTTCCACGTTACAAAAACCTATTTCACTGTACGATTCTGcggaatacttttctattcAATATAAACAAGTATGAGAATAACAAAATCGCGCAATAATTATACTTAGTTGTTAATTTTTCAGTATGTGGTGGGGGGAGGGACATGAGTTTGAACaacttttttctatacatGTGTATAACCGGTGGTTTCTCTTATTTCCCGAGATACGAAAATATGCAATAATTGCAAGGATTGTGGATTCAAAGTTTTGCAATTATACAGATGTAGAAACGACTCTATTTCTGGAAACTGAGATCTTAGACGTGCCGAATGTAGAAAAGGacaatgaaaatgaaagagaTAGAGGGACTGAAGGTCGAAACGTTCGATAACATGTAAATGCTTAAGACAACCTAAGACCTTTAATTCAAAATACaaactttcctttcttttaatttgtGATTGTTAGAAAATACAATGGGATGATGGTTTTATGATACAGCGAACATttgtttgttaataaaattattaaaatagtagatagtaaaattattaaaattattcatttcagACATTTTGTAATGCTAGCTCTTGACTTGCTCTTGACCCGCCGTTTACCAGCGATTAACTCCTTTACCCCAGTTCAAGAGTATATCGCGCTACGGACGCGATTTATAATTAGATTTATTAATCAGCACACCATGTGCAAACGCCAACCCCAAATGATCACAACATTCGATCAACCACGGGGAATAAACAGTGATGAATGAAATTCGTACCAATAtacttattacatttttttaaataaaatggaacTAAACACGATATAATTTGGAGCATATTtgcttatttaataaataataattaaatacacatCAGTAAGTAACtgtaattcaaaatatatcgtatttgATCCCATTTTATTCAAAAAGCCCTCACAAATATgttagtaaaaatttaatttaggaagagttaaaaataaaaaagtttcacTTTTGAATGAGTACCCACATACATTGTCTCAGCGATGTTTGACATTGAATTATGTTATACTACTCAACTGCGGCGGGTCGTCGATCTTCACGAAGCGTCGAAAGGCATCTCCCCCTGTGAAGGGGATGACGACCATGCAATTCGAGAGATTCTTTTTCTGCAAATATATTAAgtcagaaatattatattatctattgCAGTAAACTATTGAAATTactattaaaatgaaatttagattttattataacaaaaacattATCGCGAGGAAAGTAAATTTTGTGTTAAATCTAAAAAGTTATCatgtataaagaatatattaaaattattgtatcaTTTCATTAATCCATTACCGTTTGAAGGAAAtgattctcttttcttctctaaaaaagatataataagcaattaatttctctttctaaagcaactaattttaattattgtgcgattttgttattttcatacTTCTGTTTCGAATAGAAAAGTAGCTTTTTTTGTAGAAGCAATGAAATGAGATCTTGTACATAGGTTCTTGTATATGCTAACGTAGAACACCTTCAAAACTTGGCCGCTGGGAGCAGCAATAGTCCGAAAACAACCGGAATAACAAGTGTGAGAACTCTCATTTCCTCTCTGATAATAGGGTGTGCTTTACAAATCAGCTGTTAGCCACAGAGCGCTGTGTTCTAGTAGGTTAGTGAAAACAAACTATACAAATGTATAGTATCAAATtgataatgtataatataatatagtataaacaGGGAAGAAATTTCCTCTTTGaaagtacatacatatgtaatcATATATGAGCTACTTTGTTAATGATTTAACAGATGGAGCCACTATTTTGTCGACAACCTACAAAACGCTACTATATTTAATGATGTATGTACTGTATGAATTTAGTAAACGCATTTctaatattgtttaatttacttttgatTTTACCTAATAACGAAGAGTGTGTGTGATTATAGAAATCTTATTAAATACGATTAAAAACAATGGATGCATATGAGCTATTTCGAAAACTTTCTATTGGtgcaaaatttgataaaaagcgTTTTCAAGTTGAGGCAGAAAGATTTCAGGTattctttgaaaataaaacattaccTTTGAAgatgcaaatatattttaaataaatttcatagagATATAGTAACTGTCTTATTTGATACAGCTTGTCAACAAACAATCTGAAAATGGAGTTAACgatgataaaataaacattaaagCCTTTGATAACATAAATCATTCAACATTAtgtgagaaaagaaaatatgatgAGGTCGAgaaagaaactgaaaatattaatgactTGACGTTGCTTGATGGAATGTCTATTcctcaaaataaaaataaaaagcgtAAAATAGCTTTAACTGAAGAGAAACAGTTAaagttagaaaaagaaaaggtttacaatattttattaatatgagTTAATGTAAGAGAcaataattgttttaaaatactACATTTCTTCATTTAGATTAATCAATTTCGTAATCATCATCACATAAGTGTCACAGGTAATTGTATACCTAAACCTATCTCAGAATTTATTGAACTATCAACAACTTATAATAtatctaaaaaattaatacataatattacaaGTTGTGGTTATAAATGTCCTACTCCAATTCAAATGCAAGCTATACCCGTCATGCTGCAAGTAAGAttactatatttattactgagattttatttatactaatGCTTTTagctaaaaataaaacattgatgtttttataattatgattAAAATAGGGTAGAAATGTACTAGCTTGCGCCCCAACTGGATCTGGAAAAACAGCTGCATTTCTGTTACctataattcattatttagGTGGACCAGAAAAGAAAGGATTTAGAGCTGTTATATTAAGCCCAACAAGAGAATTAGCAAAACAAACATATAGAGAATGTTTGCGTCTTAGCGAAGGATATAATTTTAGAGTTCATATTATAAGTAAAGTAAATCAAGCATTAAACAAATATGGACTTAAAAGTTCACAGAAATTTGGTTGGTATAAATTGTATGGAAAGTTATACATCAAAGTAATAtgatatacaattatatttttatttattgtagatATATTAATCACTACAccaaaaagaataatataccTGTTGAATCAGGATCCACCAGCTATTTCTTTTAgcaagtaataatatatatatattttgttatatcttaATCTTATGAAAGTTATGTATAATGcatgaaacattaaaaattttatagtgTTGAATGGTTAATTGTGGATGAAGTAGATAAACTCTTTGAGGATGGGACAAGGTGCTTCAGAGACCAGTTAGAAACAATTTCAAAGTCAtgtacaaatgaaaatttacgtAAAGCAATGTTTAGTGCAACCAATACTCCTATAGTGACCAAATGGTGTAGACGTAATCTGAAAGGTCTTATAACAGTTACTGTTGGGCACAGgtttaatttccttttttttatatatataacaaattatatactGTTTCTTTAAACAAGTGATTATTGGTATTACATTCATCATAGGAATGCTGCAACGGACTTAGTAGAACAAGAATTGTTATTTGTTGGCGCAGAGAGAGGAAAACTTGTGGCACttcgaaatattattcaaaaggTATCACCTTTATTTGTCAATACATTTGTGAAATCTatgttaataaattgttatgtaaataattgCATTTGATAAAGGGAGTATTACCACCTGTACTAGTATTTGTGCAAAGCAAGGAAAGAGCACaagaattatttaacgaaCTTATATATGATGGAGTCAATGTTGATGTTATTCACGCTGATAGAACACAAACGCAGGTATATTTTACATAGATGATAACttattaatcaaataatattaaatataatacacttcttttttttttcagcgAGACAATGTCGTTCGTTGTTTtagagaaggaaaaatatgGGTATTAATATGTACAGAATTAATGGCAAGAGGTATTGATTTCAAAGGTGTAAATcttgttattaattacgatttCCCACCATCTGCTATTTCTTATGTTCATAGAATTGGTATGTATCttcaaatttaatgaaaaaattaaatatctcaAAACTCTCAATATGTGTTGTTTTAAATAGGTCGCACTGGTAGAGCTGGACATAAAGGAAAAGCAATTACTTTTTTTACTGTACAAGATACTACAAATTTGAGGAGGTAAATGTTGAagcattatattaaaatatgtagatatgataaaattattttatgtaaatatctacaaatagtttttaacattttagtATAGCTACTATCATGCGAGAATCTGGTTGTAATGTTCCTGATTATATGTTA
It includes:
- the Ais gene encoding DExD-box helicase 52 isoform X2, which translates into the protein MDAYELFRKLSIGAKFDKKRFQVEAERFQLVNKQSENGVNDDKINIKAFDNINHSTLCEKRKYDEVEKETENINDLTLLDGMSIPQNKNKKRKIALTEEKQLKLEKEKINQFRNHHHISVTGNCIPKPISEFIELSTTYNISKKLIHNITSCGYKCPTPIQMQAIPVMLQGRNVLACAPTGSGKTAAFLLPIIHYLGGPEKKGFRAVILSPTRELAKQTYRECLRLSEGYNFRVHIISKVNQALNKYGLKSSQKFDILITTPKRIIYLLNQDPPAISFSNVEWLIVDEVDKLFEDGTRCFRDQLETISKSCTNENLRKAMFSATNTPIVTKWCRRNLKGLITVTVGHRNAATDLVEQELLFVGAERGKLVALRNIIQKGVLPPVLVFVQSKERAQELFNELIYDGVNVDVIHADRTQTQRDNVVRCFREGKIWVLICTELMARGIDFKGVNLVINYDFPPSAISYVHRIGRTGRAGHKGKAITFFTVQDTTNLRSF
- the LOC139998080 gene encoding uncharacterized protein, coding for MYSRGALLLLCCLFLILAGHCHEENVSTVTEENALAKLVKMFSKPGAFKRINAIFGENSIEELYTSCPKGEEGLECRRAEARRSVDCPEGDCYCYNCAAAGPELWASCCRESLRCCSHLAAACRTCDHPTLYPFCSKHFKKCLVEFNEEKQN
- the Ais gene encoding DExD-box helicase 52 isoform X1, whose translation is MDAYELFRKLSIGAKFDKKRFQVEAERFQLVNKQSENGVNDDKINIKAFDNINHSTLCEKRKYDEVEKETENINDLTLLDGMSIPQNKNKKRKIALTEEKQLKLEKEKINQFRNHHHISVTGNCIPKPISEFIELSTTYNISKKLIHNITSCGYKCPTPIQMQAIPVMLQGRNVLACAPTGSGKTAAFLLPIIHYLGGPEKKGFRAVILSPTRELAKQTYRECLRLSEGYNFRVHIISKVNQALNKYGLKSSQKFDILITTPKRIIYLLNQDPPAISFSNVEWLIVDEVDKLFEDGTRCFRDQLETISKSCTNENLRKAMFSATNTPIVTKWCRRNLKGLITVTVGHRNAATDLVEQELLFVGAERGKLVALRNIIQKGVLPPVLVFVQSKERAQELFNELIYDGVNVDVIHADRTQTQRDNVVRCFREGKIWVLICTELMARGIDFKGVNLVINYDFPPSAISYVHRIGRTGRAGHKGKAITFFTVQDTTNLRSIATIMRESGCNVPDYMLAMKKHSKKERRKHERKAPIREKISTMPTFKSVETFKKRKVAINDSKKKYELKSKENKDKKINTKHLKKREIDKQHTT